The following proteins are co-located in the Apium graveolens cultivar Ventura chromosome 5, ASM990537v1, whole genome shotgun sequence genome:
- the LOC141660693 gene encoding uncharacterized protein LOC141660693 has translation MWCSNFPTQENYTLAEVEKLLNGVGKSLKDFPNMSYPEDIYMHSTTNRLIEEETGYDKNQQFEEHYKNFQSLNSEQLQVYNSVLEVVNKGKGSGGCGKTFLWKTLCCRLRSEGKIVLPVASSGIAATLLPGGRTSHSRFHIPLKLDRYSVAGIKHGSDIAELIKNTSLVIWDEAPIQHRHAFESVDRCFRDIMASVHPRNKNIPFGGITVVFEAIFGKSCLLF, from the exons ATGTGGTGCTCAAACTTTCCGACGCAGGAGAACTATACACTTGCAG AGGTAGAAAAGCTGTTAAATGGTGTTGGCAAGTCTCTAAAAGATTTTCCAAATATGTCATATCCAGAAGATATCTACATGCATAGTACGACTAACCGGCTAATTGAGGAGGAGACTGGATATGACAAGAATCAACAATTTGAAGAGCATTACAAAAACTTTCAGAGTTTAAATAGTGAGCAACTACAGGTGTACAATTCAGTATTAGAAGTTGTCAATAAAGGAAAAGGAAGTGGCGGATGTGGAAAGACATTTCTATGGAAAACATTATGCTGTCGTTTGCGCAGTGAAGGCAAAATAGTACTTCCAGTAGCATCATCCGGCATAGCTGCAACACTTCTTCCGGGTGGTAGAACATCTCACTCTCGATTTCACATCCCGCTAAAATTGGATCGATACTCTGTGGCAGGTATTAAGCACGGATCTGACATTGCTGAATTAATAAAGAATACCAGTTTAGTCATATGGGACGAAGCTCCAATACAACATCGCCATGCTTTTGAATCTGTTGATCGCTGCTTTCGAGATATAATGGCATCAGTTCATCCTAGAAATAAGAATATTCCATTTGGCGGAATAACGGTTGTTTTTGAGGCGATTTTCGGCAAATCTTGCCTGTTATTCTAA
- the LOC141660692 gene encoding uncharacterized protein LOC141660692, producing MARDRFKNNEPKEVELELISCKAANGRSNNVGPSNEVGALIVGDLEDSCGTRDIVVQIKTKQLQRIFETNAHFMPLQYPLLFPYGDEGFQLKIPLMGKNGGPPPKVIEGDDDGEESKQRCYVSMGEYYAYKLMIRLTEVEQYRLEWIKQNQKTIQSDLYNSILDSLRKGDSDTTWQGNNVILPATFTCSRRYMSQYFKDSLSICRSIGHPSFFLTMTCNTKWPEIQSILQHMTDVNVADAPDVVARVFKMKLDQLVDLIKNQNYFGRCTERFFVFSVYVGWKMRSSFPKECHMNLEICNNYRSLKYLFKYYLKGHDTTIMMIRRKKGLPLNSEKVKTIDEVRHFLDEGGRNVTFNVNDTLEEVATKASNRKSKLEAWFVANKTIPGARDYTYQEFPRGFSWLPGHSKWKQCERGIVIERLTEVHASQGDTFFFRMLLLRNKGVTSFRDLRTINGRTYNTYKEACEVLGLLKDDNQ from the exons ATGGCTAGAGACCGGTTCAAAAACAATGAACCTAAGGAAGTTGAGTTGGAATTAATTTCATGTAAAGCAGCGAATGGTAGATCTAATAATGTTGGACCTTCTAACGAGGTTGGTGCTTTGATTGTTGGTGACCTAGAAGACTCATGCGGAACCCGAGATATTGTTGTTCAGATAAAAACTAAACAGCTTCAGAGGATTTTCGAGACCAATGCCCATTTCATGCCTTTACAGTATCCTTTACTTTTCCCTTATGGTGATGAAGGATTCCAATTGAAAATTCCATTAATGGGAAAAAATGGTGGTCCACCTCCCAAAGTTATTGAAGGTGATGATGATGGAGAGGAATCAAAACAGAGATGTTATGTTTCAATGGGGGAATATTATGCCTACAAACTCATGATCAGACTAACTGAAG TTGAACAGTACCGCCTGGAATGGATTAAACAGAATCAAAAAACTATTCAATCTGATCTATACAATTCAATATTGGACTCCTTGAGAAAAGGTGATTCTGATACAACATGGCAAGGGAATAATGTAATTTTACCTGCTACATTCACATGTTCTCGGAGATATATGTCCCAGTATTTTAAGGACTCTCTTTCTATATGTCGTAGTATTGGTCATCCATCATTCTTCTTGACAATGACCTGCAACACTAAATGGCCAGAAATTCAGAGTATACTCCAACATATGACGGACGTtaatgttgcagatgctccagATGTGGTTGCCCGTGTTTTTAAAATGAAGCTAGATCAATTGgttgatttaataaaaaatcaaaattactTTGGAAGATGCACCGAAC GATTTTTTGTATTCTCCGTGTATGTCGGATGGAAAATGCGGTCGTCATTTCCCAAAGAG TGTCATATGAACTTGGAAATCTGCAACAATTATCGCTCTTTGAAatatctattcaagtattatttGAAGGGACATGACACAACAATAATGATGATACGGAGGAAAAAAGGATTGCCTTTAAATTCAGAAAAGGTTAAAACTATTGATGAGGTGAGACATTTTCTGGATG AAGGAGGCAGAAATGTTACCTTCAATGTTAATGACACTTTggaagaagtagcaactaaggcATCAAACAGGAAAAGTAAGTTAGAAGCATGGTTTGTGGCCAATAAAACTATTCCCGGTGCTCGGGATTACACTTACCAGGAGTTCCCACGAGGTTTTTCTTGGCTACCTGGGCATTCTAAGTGGAAACAATGTGAAAGAGGAATTGTCATCGAAAGGTTAACAGAAGTTCATGCATCACAAGGAGATACATTTTTTTTTAGAATGCTTCTTTTGCGCAATAAAGGTGTAACTTCTTTTCGTGATTTGAGAACTATTAATGGTCGAACATATAACACATATAAAGAAGCATGTGAGGTACTTGGTCTCCTTAAGGATGACAATCAATGA